Proteins from one Pectinophora gossypiella chromosome 19, ilPecGoss1.1, whole genome shotgun sequence genomic window:
- the LOC126375687 gene encoding septin-2, whose translation MAAMDVEPPKMEMLLRTLKLSGHVGFDSLPDQLVNKSVQNGFVFNILCIGETGLGKSTLMDSLFNTNFESSPSPHNLPTVKLKAHTYELQESNVRLKLTICDTVGYGDQVNKEDSFKAVVDYIDAQFEAYLQEELKIKRSLPTYHDSRLHVCLYFICPTGHGLKSIDLVCMKKLDTKVNIIPIIAKADTISKTELQKFKSKIMLELQSNGVEIYQFPTDDESVSEVNTSMNSHIPFAVVGSTDFVKIGNKTVRARQYPWGTVQVENESHCDFVKLREMLIRTNMEDMREKTHARHYELYRRRRLQQMGFTDVDADNKPVSFQQTFEQKRSAHLAELQRKEDEMRQMFVQRVKEKEAELKEAEKELNSKFDKLKKDHTEEKKRLDELRKKIEEDTIEFNRRKQQAAQSHHTLTLGKSKKK comes from the exons ATGGCGGCGATGGACGTTGAGCCTCCGAAA ATGGAGATGCTTCTCCGCACTCTGAAGCTGTCGGGTCACGTCGGTTTCGACAGCCTGCCCGACCAGCTGGTCAACAAGAGCGTGCAGAATGGTTTCGTCTTCAACATCCTCTGTATTG GAGAGACTGGCCTGGGCAAGTCCACTCTGATGGACTCGCTGTTCAACACCAACTTCGAGTCGTCTCCTAGCCCACACAACCTGCCCACTGTCAAACTGAAGGCCCATACGTATGAGCTTCAGGAAAGCAATGTCAGGCTCAAG CTGACGATCTGCGACACGGTGGGGTATGGAGACCAGGTGAACAAGGAGGACAGTTTCAAAGCTGTGGTGGACTATATTGATGCCCAGTTTGAGGCGTACCTGCAGGAGGAGCTCAAAATCAAGCGCTCGCTCCCCACATACCATGACAGCAGGCTGCACGTCTGTCTGTACTTCATCTGTCCTACTG GGCACGGCCTGAAATCCATCGACCTGGTGTGTATGAAGAAGTTGGACACGAAGGTCAACATCATCCCCATCATCGCCAAAGCCGACACCATCTCCAAGACTGAGCTGCAGAAATTCAAG TCAAAAATAATGCTGGAGCTGCAATCCAACGGCGTGGAGATCTACCAGTTCCCGACAGACGACGAGTCCGTGTCGGAGGTGAACACCAGCATGAACTCACACATCCCCTTCGCCGTCGTCGGCAGCACCGACTTCGTCAAGATCGGCAACAAGACTGTAAGGGCAAGGCAGTACCCTTGGGGGACCGTGCAGG TGGAGAATGAGTCCCACTGCGACTTCGTGAAGCTCCGCGAGATGTTGATCCGCACCAACATGGAGGACATGCGCGAGAAGACACACGCGCGGCACTACGAGCTGTACCGCCGCCGGCGCCTGCAGCAGATGGGCTTCACCGACGTCGACGCGGACAACAAGCCG GTGTCATTCCAACAAACGTTCGAGCAGAAGCGCAGCGCGCACCTCGCCGAGCTGCAGCGTAAGGAGGACGAGATGCGACAGATGTTCGTGCAGCGCGTCAAGGAGAAGGAGGCCGAGCTCAAGGAGGCTGAGAAAGAG CTCAACTCCAAGTTCGACAAGTTGAAGAAAGACCACACGGAGGAGAAGAAGCGCCTAGACGAGCTGCGGAAGAAGATAGAGGAAGACACCATCGAGTTCAACCGCCGCAAGCAGCAGGCGGCGCAGTCGCACCACACGCTCACTCTCGGCAAGAGTAagaagaagtag